Genomic segment of Triticum aestivum cultivar Chinese Spring chromosome 6A, IWGSC CS RefSeq v2.1, whole genome shotgun sequence:
TTCGGGGCCGAGCAGTTCGACGACGCGGTGGTGGCGGACAGGGAGGGCAAGGCGGCCTTCTTCAGCCTCTTCTACCTCTGCGTCGACTTCGGGCCAATCGTCTCCGGCCTGCTCATCGTCTACATCCAGCAGAACGTCAGCTGGGCGCTCGGCTTCGGGATCGCCACCGCCTGCATCGCGGCCGCCTACGCCGCCTTCCTGCTCGCCACGCCCATGTACAAGCGCACCATGCCCACCGGCTCGCCGCTCAAGAGCCTCTGCCAGGTCGTCGTCGCCGCCTGCAGGAAGGTCAGCCTCTGCCTGCCCTCTGACGCCGGCCTCCTCCACGAGGCCAGCGACAAGGACGACGAGCCCAGAATCGCGCACACCGCCGAGTTCAGCTTCTTCGACAAGGCGGCCGTCTACTCGGAGCTGGACCTGGCCGAGAGGATCGACGGCGAGCCGGGCTCGTCCTGGAAGCTCTGCACCGTCACGCAGGTCGAGGAGCTCAAGATCCTGCTCCGGCTCCTGCCCGTCTGGACGACCAGCATCATCGTCTCCGTGGCATACTCCCAGATGAACACCACCTTCATCCAGCAGGGCAGCGCCATGGACATCAACGTGCTGTCCCTCTCCATACCGGCGGCGTCGCTGCTCTCCTTCGAGGTGCTCTGCGTGCTCACCTGGGTGCTCCTCTACAGCTGGGTCATCGTGCCCGCGCTGAGCAAGTTCTCCATCTCCTCGGGCGGTGAGCCGTCGCAGCTGCAGCGGATGGGCGCGGGCCGCGTCCTCATGGCGGTCTCCATGGCGATCGCGGCGCTCGTGGAGACGAGCCGGCTCGCCAGCTCCGCGCGCGGCGAGCAGATGAGCATCGCGTGGCAGCTGCCGCAGTACTTCTTCCTCGCCGGCGGGGAGGTCTTCTGCTACATCGCGCAGCTGGAGTTCTTCTACAACGAGGCGCCGGACACCATGAAGAGCATGTGCACCTCGCTGGCGCTGCTCACCATCGCGCTCGGCAGCTACCTGAGCTCCTTCATATACGCCGTCATTGAGCTGCTCACGGCGACGGCCGACAGCCCAGGCTGGATCGCCGACGACCTCAACCAGGGGCATCTCGACTACTTCTTCTGGATCATGGCCGCCATCTCCATGATCAACTTCTTGGTGTACAGCGCGTTCGCCAGGAACTACAAGCTCAAGACGGTCCTCTCGTGATCTCTGTTTGTTTGCTCTGCTTTTTGGTccttcttttttttttgctttttggtccTTCATATAGTTGAGTATTTGATTACACACACCGCACAATGGCGAGTATATATTACTGTATCCAAGCATCATGTACATATACAGGAAACATATATAAGCTCAAGGGCATTTACAGGATGAGTTTGTATGTATCATCAAGGGCAGTGCTCAAGATCCATGTAAAACAAATACCCAATGCAAAAGTATCCTCCGGAACTGAAGTAATCTCAAAGTTCAGTCTTTTTCTTTTTAATCTTTTGCATCGAATTGTTCAGTTCTGCCCCATGAAAAAGTTCACCAGGCCGTGCATTGGACCAAGGTTTTGGATTCTGGACGGTAACCAGAAATACCGGGCGGTTACCGAACATTTTTTTAATGCATTTTGAATCTTTCAAATTagattttttttttggttttttttacaAGGTAAGGCAATTTCATGGGGTACCAAGATTCGCGGTAACTGAACTTATCGCGCGGTAAGCAAGACCTTGCATTTGGATCACGTATGAGCAAGAAGCGACATTTTCTTTATAATATTTGATTACACCGCGCAATggcgagtatatatatatatatatatatatatatatatatatatatatatatatatatatatatatatatatatatatatatatatatattgtatccAAGCATCATGTACATATACAGGAAACATATAAGCTCAAGGGCATTTACAGGAAACATATAACCTCAAGGCCACCTAGGCAATGCTCAAGATCCGAAGATCAAAGTAAAACAAAGAGAAAATTGCTTCTATACCATCGACAACCTCTGCAATAGCTCATTTGCCATCCAACAAAGCTGCAGTGCTTATATACCAATCGCAAATGAATTCTATTGCCTATATACCATTAGCAGTTAGTTTAGTGTTTCCTCAATCTAGTAAGTGGCCAAAATGACCGTCCTGCCCTCAATggcaaataagcaaacaactctaAAACATGTCCAGAAAAAAAAATGACAGCACTCCTTCTCTATTTTCAGCATTCCAACAACAGAGTAATATACTTAAGAAAATTCACATCATTTAGAAGAGATTCAAGGAAACACCATATTAAATCTCGCACAATCAGTAGCAAGTTCACATCGTCCAGAACCAAAATACCACAACCGAAAATCTTGTTCACACAAGCAAGTCTCTAAATAAAATAGCATACACATGAAGAGTTGCGATACAGATAATACGCGAGATTTTAAAGAATTTCACAGCTTCAACTTTTTTTGCTTCGACTGGCCATTGCTTGGCTGTTAGGCGCAACTCTCTTCTTGCTTCGAGTTCCCATTGCAGGGCTGTCAGGCGCAGTAGATATGACCTTTGATCTACATCAAAAAATTTGATTACATACTAGATTTAGAGGTAGTCTTCGATGATGTAGAGGTACACTCACAGAATATAAGTAAATTTGGTGCAGTCTTTATACCTTCTAGATTTAGAGGTACACTCACAGAATATAAGTAATTGGTGCAGTTTTCATACCTTCTAGATTTCGAGGTAGTCTTTGATGATGTAGACTTGGCAACATCGTCTTGAATTGCATCACTTGGACATGAAAGTAGAGCCAGTGTAGTTTCATTTTCACTTGGACATGGAAGTAGAGGTAGTGTACCATTGGTTGCTTGATCTGATGTTGTACAAATAGCTTTTGTAatgagttttttctttcttttgtcccTGCATGAGTTTCACATATTATAGCTTAATTAAGACAAGAGTAAGATGGAACAGAAATCTCATATTGAAATAACAAGTACCTTTTTTGCTTTGCTACCTTTGCATAGGCTTCTGGTGCTTCAGGAACAGCATCTTTGCAGCTTTGCCATCTATATCCATAAGCTTTGCAAATTGGACATTGGTGTTGGCCTTTCTTTCCCTTCCCCTTGCTATTCTCGGCACCACTTTTGTGCCTCTGTACCTTTGGTCTCCCAGGGGCCCTTCTAAGGATTGGGGGGTTCAAGAAGAATTCTTTGTTCACACTTGGCCATTGAGACATGTCGGTTAGGCCAGGAAGAATAGGAGCATAAGCTGCAGCGAACTTGGCAACGTTGTAACAATCATCAACGAAGTCTTCTATTGTGACCCCCCTAATTCCAGTAATAAAGCTAATTGCATGTTTGCAAGGCTTCCTGGAGACTTGAAATGCCCTGCATGTGCATGTCCTATTTGCTAGATCAGTGACATGGCGCTTGCCACCTAGCGCAACACTCTCACTCACCTCTGCAATCATGTCATCTATTCTCTCATATTCAATGTCCAGCCCCCTACTTATGTCATTCAACTCCTTCATGACACTTGGAAGTATACGCCGACCTTGAAATTTTCTAGCTACCCTTCTCCTCTTCTCAAAACTTCACCATAATCTTTCTCCTGATCTTGTCCATGAGCTGAAACAACATTAAACCTTTGTGCTTGCGGATCCAGTTATTGAAACACTCGGCCAAATTATTTGTCACATAATCCACTTTTGAGGAGGTTGAATATTTGCTCCTTGACCATAGCCTGGTGTGGTACTTGTTTAAGTATGCTATTGCAACAGCCTTTTTCTCCTCTATGGCTGCCATGTGATAGTCAAACCCTTGAGGAGTCCATGAATAAGCAGCTGGCCACAAATGATCATCAAAAACTTTACCATGAAATTTTTTCTTGAAGTTCACAACCAAATGTCGCATGCATTCTCTATGTTTTGTATACCCAAATACATGTTCGATTGCAGTGTCAATCCCTTTTCCTGCATCTGAATATATAGCTAGACCGGGGGGGAGAGCCAATAGCATCACGAAGCTTCTCCAAAAACCAAACCCAACTTTCAGTAGTTTCCGAGTCAATAACTCCATAGACTACAGGGTACAACCAATTGTGCCCATCAATAGCACAAGCAGTAGCTAATTGGCCTCTATACTTGCATGTCAAATGGGTGCTATCTATCACCAAGTAAGGTCTGCAGCCAGCCAAGAATCCATCGCACAAAGGCTTCAGCCCAACAAACATCCGTATGAAATACTTTTTCTGATCGTACTCCATGTGGTCAATCGCAACTATACTTCCAGGAGACCTCTTCTCAACCTCAGCTTTCCAAGCATATAGCTTGTCAAAAGAATCATCCCAATTACCAAACAACTTAGCCATTGCTAGCCCTTTGCCACGGAATACTTTTTGTGTATTGGACCTTGATCTTGTACTTGTCATGTAGCCTCCTGCGTAATTCCATCGGCCGAACACTAGGATCTTCTTTTACCCAGTCCATGACTTTCTCACATACCCATGCCTTTGAAGCATTTTtctgcttctttttcttctttgtgctAGAACATGTGTGCTCCTACACATGAACTTTGACCTGCATTAAACAAACAATGGAAAAAACTAGTGTCAGTCAACTCCATTTTATAACAAGACATCATTCAACAAAATTATGCAACCAAAATACCTCCATAGTTTCTCGGTCATCCAACCTCCCAACATGAATTCTCCATTTACAACTTGTCTTTTTCGCCCGACGACAATAAGCCCTGAATCGAGTAGGTTCACTTTTTTCAACCTTAAATTCGAACTCTTTCTTTACAGCATATGTAGCAATTGCCAACCTAAACTCTTCAATGTTGGGGTACTTTGCGTCAACATGCATTGGCGGGTTTTCTTTGTCATAGGCAATTTCTAGAATGGCATCCGGTCTAGCATCTTCCGCAACCCATTCCTCATCATCACTGCTATCCTCAACATAATCAGTATTTGGTATATCTTTTTCTCCGACCTCATCATCACTATCGGAACCAACACTGCCAATTGAGTATTGGTCCTCCTCATCTACACCAACATG
This window contains:
- the LOC123131826 gene encoding protein NRT1/ PTR FAMILY 8.3 isoform X1, whose amino-acid sequence is MKKHSIQVPSPRPYVVLDAGEEPERGFAVRAPLLRQLTYRSSPSFKRSKSGLVSPSFSASPSFSASPSFSYLASPRPRVLPSPRINEHETLLAIPSPTIQEETSLPPLLDDHNRPSSKAPFVVLGFECLESTAFNGISTNLVVYLETVLHGSNLASASSVTTWIGTSYLTPIFGAVVADTYWGNYNTILVSLAFYLLGMILVTSSAFLPVAAAGGAIAGATGFFSAKTLAFVGLYLVAIGSGGVRSSLLPFGAEQFDDAVVADREGKAAFFSLFYLCVDFGPIVSGLLIVYIQQNVSWALGFGIATACIAAAYAAFLLATPMYKRTMPTGSPLKSLCQVVVAACRKVSLCLPSDAGLLHEASDKDDEPRIAHTAEFSFFDKAAVYSELDLAERIDGEPGSSWKLCTVTQVEELKILLRLLPVWTTSIIVSVAYSQMNTTFIQQGSAMDINVLSLSIPAASLLSFEVLCVLTWVLLYSWVIVPALSKFSISSGGEPSQLQRMGAGRVLMAVSMAIAALVETSRLASSARGEQMSIAWQLPQYFFLAGGEVFCYIAQLEFFYNEAPDTMKSMCTSLALLTIALGSYLSSFIYAVIELLTATADSPGWIADDLNQGHLDYFFWIMAAISMINFLVYSAFARNYKLKTVLS
- the LOC123131826 gene encoding protein NRT1/ PTR FAMILY 8.3 isoform X2 → MKKHTIQVPSPRPYHLLDAGEDPEGGVAVRAPLLRQLTYRSSPSFKRSKSGLVSPSFSASPSFSASPSFSYLASPRPRVLPSPRINEHETLLAIPSPTIQEETSLPPLLDDHNRPSSKAPFVVLGFECLESTAFNGISTNLVVYLETVLHGSNLASASSVTTWIGTSYLTPIFGAVVADTYWGNYNTILVSLAFYLLGMILVTSSAFLPVAAAGGAIAGATGFFSAKTLAFVGLYLVAIGSGGVRSSLLPFGAEQFDDAVVADREGKAAFFSLFYLCVDFGPIVSGLLIVYIQQNVSWALGFGIATACIAAAYAAFLLATPMYKRTMPTGSPLKSLCQVVVAACRKVSLCLPSDAGLLHEASDKDDEPRIAHTAEFSFFDKAAVYSELDLAERIDGEPGSSWKLCTVTQVEELKILLRLLPVWTTSIIVSVAYSQMNTTFIQQGSAMDINVLSLSIPAASLLSFEVLCVLTWVLLYSWVIVPALSKFSISSGGEPSQLQRMGAGRVLMAVSMAIAALVETSRLASSARGEQMSIAWQLPQYFFLAGGEVFCYIAQLEFFYNEAPDTMKSMCTSLALLTIALGSYLSSFIYAVIELLTATADSPGWIADDLNQGHLDYFFWIMAAISMINFLVYSAFARNYKLKTVLS